Within the Proteiniborus sp. DW1 genome, the region AGAGAGCAGGTATTCCTGTTGTTCATATGTGTACAGTAGTTCCTATTTCATTAACAGTAGGTGCTAACAGAATAGTTCCAACAATTGCTATTCCTCACCCACTTGGAAATCCAGCTCTAGACAAAGAGCAAGAGAAAGCACTAAGAAGAGGCTTAGTTGAAAAAGCATTAGTGGCTTTAACTACTGAAGTTGAAGGTCAAACAGTATTTGACAAATAATATTTGCTGGCTGCATTCGCAGCTAGCAGCTGCAAATAGCATAGAAGGGTGATAAATTTATCACCCTTTTATAAAAAGCAAAAGCGGCTATGACTAGTAAATAGTCTGTAGCTGCCAGCTGCGAGTTTAACAATATATGTTTTTTAATTATTTTGGAGGTGAAGTATATGTCATTCCCAGTAATAAAAGGTGCTGGATATATTCTAGCCCATACACCAGACATGGTGATACACAATGGTACAACACAAACTTCAGAAAGAGTTATTAACCCTAACTCAGAGTACTTAAAAGAGCTTCCAAAGCATTTACGTAGCTTTGAAGAAGTAGTAAGCTATCCACCAAATCAAACATATATAGGATCCATTACTCCACAAGAGTTAGGACAATTTGAACAGCCATGGTACGACAAAAAAGTAGAAGGTGCTAATAGATTTGGTAAACTAGGCGAAATCATGCCACAAGATGAATTTATAGGCTTAATGCAAATATGTGATGCTTTTGATCTTGTTAAATTAGAAAAAAGCTTTGCAGCTGATGTAAAAGAAAAATTAACTAAGCATCCTTTAATGAAAGAAGAGCTAGTTGCTAAGATAAAAGAAGGCGAAACAATAGAAGATATTAAGAAATTAATTGATGAGCATCATGCTGAAGCAATCTACAACAACAACGAGCTTGTAGGCTGTGTAAAAAGAGCACATGAAATAGATGTGAACTTAAATGCACATGTTTTATTTGAAAATTTAGTTGTTAAAGCATCAGGTGTTCTAGCGATGTTAAACTTATTAGATAAAAATGGAATTGATCCAAATAGTATAGAATATGTAGTTGAATGTTCAGAAGAAGCTTGTGGAGATATGAACCAAAGAGGTGGAGGAAACTTTGCTAAGGCAATAGCTGAAATGGCGGGCTGTAACAATGCTACAGGTTCAGATACAAGAGGATTCTGTGCTGCCCCTACTCATGCATTAATAGAAGCAGCTGCATTAGTACAAGCGGGAGTATATAAAAATGTTGTTTTAGTAGCAGGTGGAGCTTCAGCGAAATTAGGTATGAACGGTAAGGACCATGTTAAAAAAGGCTTACCTATACTAGAAGATGCTGTAGCAGGATTTGCTGTATTAGTAAGTGAAAATGATGGAGTTAATCCTATTTTAAGAACTGACCTAGTAGGTCGTCACACAGTAGGAACTGGTTCATCACCACAAGCAGTTATAACATCACTTATTACTACTCCATTAGATAAAGGAAACTTAAAGATTACTGACATAGACAAATACTCTGTTGAAATGCAAAATCCAGACATAACTAAACCAGCAGGAGCAGGAGATGTTCCAGCAGCAAACTATAAGATGATAGCTGCCCTTGGAGTTAAGAGAGGAGAGCTTGAAAGAGCAGATGTGGCTACATTTGGAGATAAATACGGTTTACCAGGATGGGCTCCAACTCAAGGACATATTCCTTCAGGAGTTCCATATGTAGGATTTGCTATTGATGATTTAACTAAAGGCGACGTAAACAGAGCTATGATAGTAGGTAAAGGAAGCTTGTTCTTAGGACGTATGACAAACCTATTTGATGGTGTTTCTATAGTTTTAGAGAGAAACAGTGGAAAAGTTGACGACGGTAAAGGCGTATCAGAAGAAGAAGTTAAGAAATTAGTAGCAGAGGCTATGAGAGAATTCGCGTCACATCTATTAGGAAATTAGAGGTGATATAAAATGTCAGATAATATAAAAAACATGATAGGCAAGGTATTTAATGACATAGCAGACGCTATGGAAACTGGGCAATTTGGACAAAAAGTAAGAGTTGGTATCACAGTATTAGGAAGCGAGCATGGAGTGGAAAACATTGTCAGAGGAGCTGAATTAGCTCAAAAGAGAAACTCTTCTGTAGAAGTTGTCCTAATTGGGCCAAAAGTAGATACTGAGCTTAAAATATATGAAGCTAACACAGAAGATGAGCAACATAAAAGAATGGAAGAACTTTTAGATAGTGGCGAAATAAATAGTGCTGTAACAATGCATTATACTTTCCCACTAGGAGTATCTACTGTAGGTAGGGTGGTAACCCCTGGAAAAGGTAAAGAAATGTTTATAGCAACAACAACAGGAACATCATCTGCACATAGAGTTGAAGGTATGGTAAAAAATGCACTATACGGAATAATCACAGCTAAAGCAATGGGAATTAAAAAACCAACAGTTGGGCTTCTAAATGTAGATGGTGTAAGACAAGTTGAAAGAGCATTAAATGAATTAAAATCCAATGGCTATGACTTTGATTTTGCTGAGTCTATGAGGTCAGATGGTGGCTCAGTGATGAGGGGAAATGACTTGTTAACTGGAACACCAGATGTAATGGTAACGGACTCATTAACTGGAAACCTTTTAATGAAAATATTCTCATCATACACTACAGGTGGAGACTATGAAGCTATGGGCTTTGGATATGGACCTGGAATAGGAGAAGACTATGAAAGAACTATCCTTATCCTATCTAGAGCTTCAGGAGTTCCTGTTGTTGCTAATGCAATCGAATTCGCTGCTGGCCTTGCTCAAGGTAAAGTTATAGATATTTCAAAAGAAGAATTTGCTAAGGCTAAGAAAGCAAAGTTTGACGATATATTGAAGGGCTTAAAGAAAGATACAAAGAAAGAAAGTACAGAAGATTCAGGTGAAGTAGTGGCGCCTGCTAAAGAGGTAGTTACTGGTTCAATTTCTGGTGTTGATATTATGGAACTAGAAGATGCAGTCGTAACACTTTGGAAAAATGGTATTTATGCAGAAAGTGGAATGGGCTGTACAGGACCTATAGTAATGGTTAATGAAGCAAAAGTAGATCAGGCAGTTGAAGTTTTAGCAAAAGCAGGATATATTGCTGGAGAATCTACTCCTTGTTAACAGATTGCAGAACTCTCTTATTTTATACAGATCACATATAGTAGTTTAAGATAAATCCATAAAAAATCCGGACTTAGTCCGGATTTTTTATGGCACAGATGTATTTAAGAAATGCACTTTAATAATGCTTCAAGATTAATTTTTTACTTCTATATTGATTCTGGCTGAATATATATTAGAAGAATATATTGGACAAATTTTCTATGATTTTATACTTTTCATATTTTAAAAGAAGGATTATTAATAAGTTTGTAGAATATAATATGAGTGGTAGGTAAAACACAATTCATAACACATTACAAGGAGGATTTAAAATGAGAAAAAAAGTTTTATCGTTAACTTTTGTGGCTATTTTAGTGTTATCCTTAGCAGTAGGATGTACTACAGGTGGGGATAGTGAAATTGTAGTTGGTATGATAACAGATACAGGTGGATTAGGAGATCAATCATTTAACGATTCAGCATGGGCTGGACTTGAGAAAGCTAAAAAAGAGTTAAAAATTGCTCCTAAAGTTTTAGAGTCACAATCAGCTGACGACTATGGTCCAAACCTAACTAGCTTTGCAGAAGAAAAAGCGGATTTAATAATTGGTGTTGGATTCCTTTTTGAAGAAAGTATGAAAGCGGCTGCAGAACAGTTTCCAGAACAAAAATTTGCAGTAGTTGATACAGTTATTGATGCTCCAAACGTAGCTTCTCTTACATTTGCAGCAAATCAAGGGTCTTATCTAGTAGGAGTAGCAGCTGGATTAGCTACAGAAACAAACAAAATTGGATTTATCGGTGGAATGCAGTACCCTACAATTCAAGAATTTGAGTTTGGATTTAGAGCAGGAGTTAAAGCAGTTAATCCAGATGCAGAAGTATTTGTTCAATATGCAGATTCTTTTGAAGACGCAGGTAAAGGAAAAGAAATTGCACTTGCTCAACATAACAAGGGTGCAGATGTTATATACCATGCTGCTGGTGGAGTTGGAGTTGGTTTAATGCAAGCAGCTGAAGAGAAAGGGTTCTGGGCAATCGGAGTTGACCGAGACCAATCTGAACTTGCTCCAAAGAATGTACTTTGCTCAATGATAAAAAGAGTAGATGCAGCAACTTATTCAATTTCTAAAGATATAGTAGATGGTAAATTTGAAGGTGGATTGAAGAAATATGATGTAACTGATGGAGCTATAGGCTACAGTGACAATGCTGGCAACCTACCTGAGGATATTAAAGCTGTAATGGAAGAACATAAGCAAGCTATAATTGATGGTAAAATAGTTGTACCTAACACTGAAGAAGAGTTTAATGCTTTCCAAATTCCACAACTATAATTTCAATATCTAAATTATAACAGATATTGAAATATCCTAAATAAAAGAGTATAATTATACTGGGTCAGGTGTTAAACCATCTGACCTTTATTTTCTATTTAAGGAGGGATTAAGTTTGGCATGTGTAGTGGAAATGAAAAATATAACTAAAATATTTCCCGGTGTAGTAGCCAATGATAATGTTAACTTTACTTTAAAAAAAGGTGAAACTCATGTTCTATTAGGTGAAAATGGTGCGGGAAAGACTACACTTATGAATATTTTATATGGCTTGTACATGCCTACATCAGGAGAAATATATATTCATGGAGAAAAAACAGTTATAAGTAATCCTAATATAGCTATTGAAAAGGGAATTGGTATGGTTCATCAACATTTTATGCTTGTACCACCTTTTACTATTGCTGAAAATATAGTTCTTGGAAGAGAACCTTCAAAAATTAATGGTTTAAATTTAGACATGAAAAAAGCCATCAACGACGTTATAGAGATATCAGATAAATACGGACTAGCAGTAGATCCTAATGCAAAAATTCAGGATATAAGTGTAGGTATGCAACAAAGAGTTGAAATATTAAAAGCCCTTTACAGGGGAGCCGACATTCTAATATTAGACGAGCCAACAGCTGTTCTTACTCCTCAAGAAATAGATGAGTTGGGGGTAATATTAGATAATCTTAAGAAGCAAGGAAAGTCTATTATATTGATTACTCATAAACTCAAAGAAGTTATGTCTATGAGTGACAGGGTGACTGTTATTAGAAGAGGCAAAGTAACTAATACACTTAACACTGCAGATACTAACACTGATGAATTAGCTGAACTAATGGTTGGGAGAAAAGTAAACCTTGTGGTAGAGAAAGAAGAGCAAAAAAAGGGTAGTGTGATATTAGAGGTTAAGGACCTAGAGGCATTGGACAATAGAGAACTACCTGCCCTAAAAAAAGTTAGTTTCGAAGTACATGCAGGAGAAATACTTGCCATAGCTGGTGTAGATGGTAATGGACAAACTGAACTAGTAGAAGTTTTAACTAGTCTTAGAAAAGTGAAATCAGGAACTATAAGGTTAAATGGTAAAGATATTACAAAAGCTAGTACAAAAGAAATTATAGAAAATGGTGTAGGTCATATTCCCGAGGATAGACATAAAAGAGGTTTAGTGTTAAATCATTCTCTAGCAGAAAACTTCATTCTAGGAAACCACAGAGAAAAACCTTTCAGCATAAATGGAATTATGGACTATAAGAAAATTCACGAACATGCTTTAGAACTAATAGAAGAATTTGATGTTAGGACTCCAAATGAGTTAGTAGCAGCAAAATCGCTATCAGGTGGAAACCAACAAAAAGTTATTATTGCAAGGGAGATTTATAGAGATCCTGTTTTGCTAATTGCTTCACAGCCTACAAGAGGACTTGATGTTGGAGCTATAGAATTTGTCCACAGAAGAATTGTAGAACAAAGAAATAGCGGGAAAGCGGTTTTACTTGTCTCATTAGAGTTAGATGAAGTTATGGCATTAGCAGATAGAATAGCTGTTATTTATGATGGAAAAATAGTAGGAATATTGGATTCAAAGGATGCTACTGAAAGAAAACTAGGAATAATGATGGCTGGAGGTAAGATAGATGACTAAGGAGAATAAAGAGGTGAGAAAATGAACAAGAAGGATAGTAAATTCAGAGCTTTTATAGAAAATGTAAAATTTCCTGTTATAGCTGTATTATTATCATTTGTTATTGGAGCTATATTCATAATAATATCAGGAAACAATCCTTTAGTTGCATATGAAGCCTTAATAATAGGAAGTTTAGGTAGTATTCCTGCCCTTGGAGAAACACTACTTAAAACTACCCCGCTAATATTTACTGGATTAGCAATTGCCTTTGCATTTAGATGCGGACTATTCAATATTGGAGCTGAGGGACAGTATATTGCAGGAGCTATATTTACAGTAGCTTCAGCCCATATATTTAGAGGGCTTCCTCATTTTGCTTTAATTCCGGTAATTCTGATAGCTGGTGCTTTGGGTGGAGCTTTATGGGCTTCTATAGTAGGCTTCTTAAAGGCACGACTAGGGATACATGAAGTTATTACGAGTATAATGCTAAACTATACAGCCATGTTTGTAGGAAACTATTGTATTAGAACAGTTTTAAATCCTTCTAGACTAGAAGGTGCTACACAGAAGGCCCATACTGTATTATTGCCAGAGGCAGCGCGACTTACAAAATTTAAGGATATACTGCCTTCAATTTTTGGGCATTCAAGTGTTAATACCTCACTAATAATCGCTGTTCTATGTTGTATAGCTGCATACTATATTCTATTCAAAACTGCTTTAGGTTATGAAATACGTTCTGTTGGACAAAGTCCATTAGCAGCTGAATATGGTGGGATTAGTATTACAAAAAATCTTTTAACAGCAATGCTTATATCAGGTGCTTTTGCAGGCTTAGCTGGAACTGCACAAGTAGCAGGACTAACTTATAAGGTTGATATGGCACCTGCATTACCTGGATATGGATTTACAGGTATAGCAGTGGCACTGGTAGGAAAGAACCATCCGCTTGGAGTATTAGTAAGTGCTCTCCTTTTTGGAATACTCAGTAATGGTGAAAGAAAGATGCAAATTGCTGGTATTCCAAAGGAAATCGTAGGAATAATCCAAGGAGTTATTATAATTTTCATTGCAGGAGAACAAATCGTGAAAATCATAACTAAGCACAGGGAAAAAAAGAATAATACTGAGGAGGTGGCATAATGCTTCTAGTGATTTTAGCCATATTTGCTTCAGGCTTAAGATTAGCTACACCTCTAATTTTCTCAGCTATGGGAGGAGTATTCTCTGAGAGATCTGGAGTTTTTAATATAGCTTTAGAAGGTATTATGGTAATGGGCGCTTTCTTTGCAGTTTTAACAACTTATTTTACTAATCTTCCTTGGTTAGGAGTATTAGCTGCTATTATAGCAGGTATTCTTACATCTTTGTTACTTGCTGTATTAGCTGTACATTTGAAAGCAGATCAAACTATTACAGGTGTTGCTATAAACCTATTGACTGCAAGCTTTACAGCATATCTACTTGAAATTATTTGGCATCGTTCTGGTCAAACTGACCCGTTAAAGAATGCATTAACAAAGAACCCATTTCCTGTGTTAGAAAAGATACCCGGGATTGGAGTATTTTTTGCACAAATACCAATATTTGTATATATTGCATTTGCTACAGTAGCTATATCTTACTATGTTCTATGGAAGACACCTTTTGGGTTAAGGGTTAGAGCTGTAGGAGAACATCCTAGGGCTGCAGATACAGTTGGTATCGATGTATATAAGATTAGATATATTTGTGTAATGATTAGTGGTGCTTTAGCTGGTCTTGCAGGAGCTTCATTATCATTAGGCACTATAAACCTATTTAGAGAAGGTATGACTGCTGGTAAGGGTTTTATTGCTATTGCAGCTGTAATATTTGGTAAGTGGCATCCAATCGGAGCCATGTTGGCATGTATTTTCTTTGGACTTACTGAAGCTATACAGATTCAAGCATCAATGCTTGGATTAAATGTTCCATCAGAACTTTTACAAGCTTTACCTTATGTAGCTACTGTCTTAGCTTTAGTAGGAGTAGTTGGAAGAGCAGTAGGACCAGCAGCAGGTGGTCAGCCTTATGATAAAGGTGAAAAGTAGAATTTATGTAGAGAAAATTATATTTTTTTAGAATTTAAAAGATCCATATCATTTGCTCATGATGAATGTATTCTAGAGAGTAATGAACGGATCTTTTTTTTAAACTCTTTAGTAAATAACATTAAATTCTGCGAAAATTTTAATTATCTGATATAATAGTAGTAGGGAATGATGGACTAAAGATAATATAATAAACTACTTTATGTTATTAGATAAAAATGTAATGTTAGGAGTGAGCCATATGCGTCTAGGATTTGATTTGACATTAGAGCAAGCGCAAAAATTAATTATGACACCAGAGCTAAGACAAGCTATTCAAATACTTCAATTTACTGGGCAAGAGCTATGGCAATACGTTGAAAAGCAAATGGAAGATAATCCATTGTTAGAGCTGGAAAATAAAAGAGAGAATGAGGAAAACATTGAAGCTTACGATAATAAGCTTAAGGAAGTAGATTGGAAGGAATATTCAGAGCAATATGATGATATAAGCTATAGAAATACAATAAATAGAGATGAAAATGAGAATACATTTGAAAACTACGTATCTGCACGAACCTCTTTAAAGGAACATTTGTTTTTTCAACTAAATTTATCTATATTTGACAAAAAACTTAAGAAAATTGGAGAATTTATTATTGAATGTATAGATAGAAATGGATATCTTATTAACTCTGCTTCAGAGATAGCAGAGCAGTTAAGTGTTGAGGTAAATCTTGTTGAAAAAGTAATCAAGATAATTCAAACATTTGAACCAGCAGGCATATGTGCAAGAAATCTGAAAGAGTGTCTACTTTTACAGCTTGAAGCAAAAGGGGTAAATAATCCTGACATTCGTGAAATAATTATTAACT harbors:
- a CDS encoding ABC transporter ATP-binding protein, whose protein sequence is MACVVEMKNITKIFPGVVANDNVNFTLKKGETHVLLGENGAGKTTLMNILYGLYMPTSGEIYIHGEKTVISNPNIAIEKGIGMVHQHFMLVPPFTIAENIVLGREPSKINGLNLDMKKAINDVIEISDKYGLAVDPNAKIQDISVGMQQRVEILKALYRGADILILDEPTAVLTPQEIDELGVILDNLKKQGKSIILITHKLKEVMSMSDRVTVIRRGKVTNTLNTADTNTDELAELMVGRKVNLVVEKEEQKKGSVILEVKDLEALDNRELPALKKVSFEVHAGEILAIAGVDGNGQTELVEVLTSLRKVKSGTIRLNGKDITKASTKEIIENGVGHIPEDRHKRGLVLNHSLAENFILGNHREKPFSINGIMDYKKIHEHALELIEEFDVRTPNELVAAKSLSGGNQQKVIIAREIYRDPVLLIASQPTRGLDVGAIEFVHRRIVEQRNSGKAVLLVSLELDEVMALADRIAVIYDGKIVGILDSKDATERKLGIMMAGGKIDD
- a CDS encoding ABC transporter permease, with translation MNKKDSKFRAFIENVKFPVIAVLLSFVIGAIFIIISGNNPLVAYEALIIGSLGSIPALGETLLKTTPLIFTGLAIAFAFRCGLFNIGAEGQYIAGAIFTVASAHIFRGLPHFALIPVILIAGALGGALWASIVGFLKARLGIHEVITSIMLNYTAMFVGNYCIRTVLNPSRLEGATQKAHTVLLPEAARLTKFKDILPSIFGHSSVNTSLIIAVLCCIAAYYILFKTALGYEIRSVGQSPLAAEYGGISITKNLLTAMLISGAFAGLAGTAQVAGLTYKVDMAPALPGYGFTGIAVALVGKNHPLGVLVSALLFGILSNGERKMQIAGIPKEIVGIIQGVIIIFIAGEQIVKIITKHREKKNNTEEVA
- the grdD gene encoding glycine/sarcosine/betaine reductase complex component C subunit alpha — its product is MSDNIKNMIGKVFNDIADAMETGQFGQKVRVGITVLGSEHGVENIVRGAELAQKRNSSVEVVLIGPKVDTELKIYEANTEDEQHKRMEELLDSGEINSAVTMHYTFPLGVSTVGRVVTPGKGKEMFIATTTGTSSAHRVEGMVKNALYGIITAKAMGIKKPTVGLLNVDGVRQVERALNELKSNGYDFDFAESMRSDGGSVMRGNDLLTGTPDVMVTDSLTGNLLMKIFSSYTTGGDYEAMGFGYGPGIGEDYERTILILSRASGVPVVANAIEFAAGLAQGKVIDISKEEFAKAKKAKFDDILKGLKKDTKKESTEDSGEVVAPAKEVVTGSISGVDIMELEDAVVTLWKNGIYAESGMGCTGPIVMVNEAKVDQAVEVLAKAGYIAGESTPC
- a CDS encoding ABC transporter permease; translated protein: MMLLVILAIFASGLRLATPLIFSAMGGVFSERSGVFNIALEGIMVMGAFFAVLTTYFTNLPWLGVLAAIIAGILTSLLLAVLAVHLKADQTITGVAINLLTASFTAYLLEIIWHRSGQTDPLKNALTKNPFPVLEKIPGIGVFFAQIPIFVYIAFATVAISYYVLWKTPFGLRVRAVGEHPRAADTVGIDVYKIRYICVMISGALAGLAGASLSLGTINLFREGMTAGKGFIAIAAVIFGKWHPIGAMLACIFFGLTEAIQIQASMLGLNVPSELLQALPYVATVLALVGVVGRAVGPAAGGQPYDKGEK
- a CDS encoding BMP family ABC transporter substrate-binding protein, whose amino-acid sequence is MRKKVLSLTFVAILVLSLAVGCTTGGDSEIVVGMITDTGGLGDQSFNDSAWAGLEKAKKELKIAPKVLESQSADDYGPNLTSFAEEKADLIIGVGFLFEESMKAAAEQFPEQKFAVVDTVIDAPNVASLTFAANQGSYLVGVAAGLATETNKIGFIGGMQYPTIQEFEFGFRAGVKAVNPDAEVFVQYADSFEDAGKGKEIALAQHNKGADVIYHAAGGVGVGLMQAAEEKGFWAIGVDRDQSELAPKNVLCSMIKRVDAATYSISKDIVDGKFEGGLKKYDVTDGAIGYSDNAGNLPEDIKAVMEEHKQAIIDGKIVVPNTEEEFNAFQIPQL
- the grdC gene encoding glycine/sarcosine/betaine reductase complex component C subunit beta yields the protein MSFPVIKGAGYILAHTPDMVIHNGTTQTSERVINPNSEYLKELPKHLRSFEEVVSYPPNQTYIGSITPQELGQFEQPWYDKKVEGANRFGKLGEIMPQDEFIGLMQICDAFDLVKLEKSFAADVKEKLTKHPLMKEELVAKIKEGETIEDIKKLIDEHHAEAIYNNNELVGCVKRAHEIDVNLNAHVLFENLVVKASGVLAMLNLLDKNGIDPNSIEYVVECSEEACGDMNQRGGGNFAKAIAEMAGCNNATGSDTRGFCAAPTHALIEAAALVQAGVYKNVVLVAGGASAKLGMNGKDHVKKGLPILEDAVAGFAVLVSENDGVNPILRTDLVGRHTVGTGSSPQAVITSLITTPLDKGNLKITDIDKYSVEMQNPDITKPAGAGDVPAANYKMIAALGVKRGELERADVATFGDKYGLPGWAPTQGHIPSGVPYVGFAIDDLTKGDVNRAMIVGKGSLFLGRMTNLFDGVSIVLERNSGKVDDGKGVSEEEVKKLVAEAMREFASHLLGN